One genomic window of Nicotiana sylvestris chromosome 10, ASM39365v2, whole genome shotgun sequence includes the following:
- the LOC138879874 gene encoding uncharacterized protein — protein sequence MTVPWLVGGDFNVIWDEEEKFGCLPVSLIEVDDFRHCINTCNLTDLGFKGSIFTWWNGRSEEDCIFKKLDRYFGNHELQQTFPGLEVTHLSKIGSDHCPMMLKCDIETPPIKKSFRFLNFWTRHESFKDLVKENWNADFSANPFCIFNYKLKKLKKALSTWSRATYGDIFQKITSLEEVVLVHEK from the coding sequence ATGACAGTACCATGGCTAGTTGGAGGCGACTTTAATGTAATATGGGATGAGGAAGAGAAATTTGGATGCTTACCCGTTTCTCTCATTGAAGTAGATGACTTTAGGCACTGCATAAATACATGCAACTTGACAGACTTGGGATTTAAAGGAagcatatttacatggtggaatggaagATCAGAGGAAGActgtatttttaaaaaattagataGATATTTTGGCAATCATGAATTGCAACAGACCTTTCCTGGATTGGAGGTAACTCACCTGTCCAAAATTGGGTCTGATCATTGCCCAATGATGCTGAAATGTGATATAGAAACTCCTCCAATTAAGAAGTCATTCAGATTTCTTAACTTTTGGACTAGGCATGAATCCTTCAAAGATTTAGTAAAGGAGAATTGGAATGCTGATTTTAGTGCTAACCCTTTCTGTATTTTTAACTACAAGTTAAAGAAGCTTAAGAAAGCACTATCTACCTGGAGCAGAGCTACATATGGGGATATATTCCAGAAGATTACAAGCTTGGAGGAGGTGGTCTTGGTTCATGAAAAGTAG